A single region of the Pseudomonadota bacterium genome encodes:
- a CDS encoding CpaD family pilus assembly lipoprotein yields MNKYTTISVAALAALLVGCTEWGNPPFRNAIPTTSGPWKADVERLSDEDDIKFASGSGKINNAGIAKLKGLVGRKTTPKPPVHARIITHTARGDMHNLTKQRIATIIRCLKKLGDICPNMIEVFYAEQTDTERKNTITVSLDQYRAVGPQCPGWNEYMNTYGMPEGEAHFGCTYAKNEGAMLHDPYDMYKERRSPAIGQADGERQNLAISRYRKGKEEPLKIEKVETGK; encoded by the coding sequence ATGAATAAATATACAACGATTTCTGTCGCAGCTCTTGCCGCATTGTTGGTAGGTTGCACCGAGTGGGGTAACCCTCCTTTCCGCAACGCGATTCCAACGACATCAGGGCCATGGAAAGCCGATGTAGAAAGGCTTTCCGATGAGGATGACATTAAGTTTGCCTCAGGCAGCGGTAAAATTAACAACGCTGGGATTGCAAAACTAAAGGGGCTGGTTGGTAGGAAGACGACACCTAAGCCTCCTGTGCATGCACGCATTATCACTCACACTGCAAGAGGTGATATGCACAATCTAACGAAGCAACGGATTGCAACGATTATTCGTTGCTTGAAGAAGCTTGGGGATATATGCCCGAATATGATTGAGGTGTTTTATGCCGAGCAAACAGATACGGAACGGAAGAACACAATTACTGTGTCTCTAGATCAGTACCGAGCTGTTGGACCCCAATGTCCTGGTTGGAATGAGTACATGAATACCTATGGTATGCCAGAGGGAGAAGCTCACTTTGGTTGTACATACGCCAAAAACGAAGGGGCAATGCTACATGATCCCTATGACATGTATAAGGAGCGCCGTAGTCCTGCAATTGGTCAGGCTGATGGCGAGCGGCAAAATCTTGCGATTTCTCGTTATCGAAAAGGTAAGGAAGAGCCCCTTAAAATAGAAAAGGTAGAAACTGGAAAGTAG
- a CDS encoding CpaF family protein — protein sequence MSIFRRKKQVHELTQAVANNRDASIAVSDKINYKNKTYTTTDLNLSQSLVEFRYQAFERLISQMDLNAASKVSPEDLKREVEEFIEHFTEESQVQINFREQQHIAQEIVNDMIGLGPLEPLLKDPAITDVMVNAPDSVYIERMGKLEKTDVKFQNNKHIFQIAQRIANQVGRRIDESSPMVDARLKDGSRVNVIIPPIALDSPSVSIRRFSKKTIGFDQMVKQKNISQNMLELLKIAAKSRLNILVSGGTGAGKTTLLNALSQLIDKRERILTVEDSAELKLGQPHVIRLESRPPNIEGQGEVTIRDLVKNALRMRPDRIVVGECRSAETFDMLQAMNTGHDGSMSTLHANSSREALNRLENMILMSGHELPNAVIKSYIADAIDLIVHVARMRDGVRRITEISDIIDFQDGVIRNKLLFEFKYQGEDEDGQIHGEFQCVNDSPSFSHKIDFFNLSSELNKALSKQ from the coding sequence ATGTCGATTTTTCGGCGAAAAAAACAAGTGCATGAACTGACGCAAGCTGTAGCAAACAATCGTGATGCAAGTATTGCAGTCAGTGATAAAATTAATTATAAGAACAAAACTTATACAACAACTGATTTGAATTTATCTCAGTCTCTGGTTGAATTTCGCTATCAAGCATTCGAGAGACTTATTTCACAAATGGATTTAAATGCTGCATCCAAAGTTTCTCCTGAAGATTTAAAACGCGAAGTAGAAGAGTTCATAGAACACTTTACCGAAGAATCTCAAGTGCAGATTAATTTTCGCGAGCAACAACATATTGCTCAGGAAATAGTCAACGATATGATAGGGCTAGGGCCTTTAGAACCCTTGCTTAAGGATCCAGCCATTACAGATGTTATGGTTAATGCGCCGGATTCTGTTTATATTGAGCGCATGGGGAAGTTAGAAAAAACTGACGTCAAATTTCAAAATAATAAGCATATTTTCCAAATTGCCCAAAGAATTGCCAATCAAGTTGGCAGAAGAATTGATGAATCCAGTCCCATGGTTGACGCACGTTTAAAAGATGGTAGTCGTGTGAACGTGATTATTCCGCCCATTGCACTTGATAGCCCATCGGTTTCCATCAGGCGCTTTTCTAAAAAGACAATTGGGTTTGATCAAATGGTAAAACAGAAGAACATTTCCCAAAACATGCTCGAACTGCTAAAGATTGCAGCAAAATCTCGGCTCAATATTCTTGTATCTGGAGGAACTGGAGCCGGAAAAACAACACTGTTAAATGCTCTGTCACAATTGATCGACAAACGCGAGCGTATCTTGACAGTAGAAGACTCTGCCGAATTAAAATTGGGACAACCCCATGTCATTCGCCTGGAAAGTCGTCCCCCAAATATTGAAGGACAGGGTGAAGTCACAATCCGAGATCTTGTAAAAAACGCGCTCAGAATGCGACCGGACCGCATTGTTGTTGGAGAGTGTCGAAGCGCTGAAACGTTCGATATGTTGCAAGCGATGAATACCGGACATGATGGTTCGATGTCGACCCTGCATGCCAACAGTTCCCGAGAAGCGCTGAATCGTTTAGAGAATATGATTTTGATGAGCGGTCATGAACTCCCCAATGCAGTCATTAAGAGCTATATAGCTGATGCTATTGATCTTATTGTGCATGTTGCCCGTATGCGAGATGGGGTGAGACGGATAACTGAAATTAGCGATATCATTGATTTTCAAGATGGGGTGATCAGAAATAAACTCCTCTTCGAATTTAAGTATCAAGGAGAAGATGAAGATGGGCAAATTCATGGTGAGTTTCAGTGCGTAAATGACTCACCAAGCTT